The Borrelia hispanica CRI sequence TTGTGCGAATCTGAGATTTTTTTTCTTTTTTTCTAATATTTTCCATTAAGTCGCAAATTATGTTTTCCGGAATATATCTTACATTTTCATATTGAATATAAGCGTTTAAAGTTGCTAATTTCTTGCAAAGAATAGAATTTGTTGTGTGATAGTTAAAGTCTTGTGCTAATATATCTACTACTTCTCCTAATCTATATAATTTGATATCTCCAAATTTTTTCATAATTAATGTTTCCTTTTTTGATTAAAATTTTAATTTTATCATACGTAAAAATTTCGAAATAGTTAATATGTATGTTAATAATAATTGGCCAATATTTTTTAATATGTATGTAAAAAAAGTGTAAATTCTATTTTGAGGATAATTTTTTATATTTTAAGTGATCATTTGTGACAATATAAATTGGCCTATTATTTTAGTTTTATATAAATTGACTTATTATGCTTTATATTGTATATTGGTATCAATAAATTATTGTAATTAGTGTTTTCTTAGCAATAAAGCAAATTACTTTGCTTTTGTTGATTTTAATTAAATAAAGTTAGGTTAAGAATGGTAAAGTAATTTTGTTTGTCATTTTCAAGGGTAACAGGAGGGGATTTAGGTGGCTAATAATCTTAAGAAACAACTAAATATCATTGGAACTGTTGTAACAGGAATAGTGATTTGTGTTTCAGGATTGGGAACCTATGCTTTTCAAGGATTTTTAGCTGAACTTAAGAAAGATCTTCTCGAAGAATTACGTGTTGAATCTGAAAACAGACTGAAGAATGAATTTGAATCCCTTAAAAATTTTTTCAAACAAGATTTTAAAAAGGATATTCAAAAATTGAATTTGGAAAGTAAAGAGATGATATCAGAAGTAGAAACTCTTCTGTTCAAAGAAAGACTAAAAATTAAGCGTGCATTCAAAGAAGAATTGGACAAATGTTTTGATTCTTTGAAGAGGGTAGGGGAAGAAGTAAACAGAGTAGGGGAAGAAGTAAACGATGAAAAATAAATTGTTTGTTTTTATTTACAATTTTGCATATAACGTCTTGAAAGATCATTTTATAAAAAAATATAAATCAGAATTGCTCGAAAGTGCTGTTCCATTGAAAAATTCTTCTTATCAAGTGTATGAAAAAATCAAAGAAATAGAAAAACACAGGCTAGTAGTTCCTTTTCAATATAATTTCAAAGAACAAAATAGTGCTATTTGTAAGTTTGGATGTTATTTCTTATGTATTTTGTTTATTTCTTTTGTGGTAAAAGAGATAAAAGACAAGATTGAAAAATGTTTCGATAAATTCGAAGTTGATTTGCTTTTTAAAAGTCTTGCTGATGCTGGATGTTTAAAAGATGTCAATTCGTATGTTCTTGATCCAAATTTAATATTCAAAAGTCTTGGAATTAGTGATGATATTCATTATCTCGATGTACACTACTCCCCTACTGAATATGATCCTGATAGTTGTGATATTTTAATTGGTAAATATAAAGATAGTAAAAGTGATTTATATCATTTTGTGATTATTGATAATGATTTAAATTCTGTTATTTGGGATTCACTTGGTAGTTCCAAAGCTGTAAATGATGGTGTTCTTGAATCTTTACGAGTATTTAAAATTAGTGATTCGTCTATTGTTAATGGCGTTAGGCAAAGACTTGCTTTGTATCGTGAGCAGTTTAATAGAGCATGAAAAAAAATTTATTTTGGGAGGTTTAAAGTGAGTGCAATAAAAAATGTA is a genomic window containing:
- a CDS encoding DUF261 family protein translates to MKNKLFVFIYNFAYNVLKDHFIKKYKSELLESAVPLKNSSYQVYEKIKEIEKHRLVVPFQYNFKEQNSAICKFGCYFLCILFISFVVKEIKDKIEKCFDKFEVDLLFKSLADAGCLKDVNSYVLDPNLIFKSLGISDDIHYLDVHYSPTEYDPDSCDILIGKYKDSKSDLYHFVIIDNDLNSVIWDSLGSSKAVNDGVLESLRVFKISDSSIVNGVRQRLALYREQFNRA